The following are encoded in a window of Phaseolus vulgaris cultivar G19833 chromosome 3, P. vulgaris v2.0, whole genome shotgun sequence genomic DNA:
- the LOC137806526 gene encoding protein trichome birefringence-like 37 has protein sequence MGSKVNTLVLLVLLLDVSLHQARAAKSGNYNVTRLKGRKEIISRCNLFLGSWVIDPSHPLYDSSSCPFIDPEFDCQKYGRPDKQYLKYSWKPDSCALPRFDGVNFLNKWRGKRIMFVGDSLSLNMWESLSCMLHASVPNATTTFVRREALSTVTFQEYEVTIELYRTPYLVDIVREEVGRVLTLDSIQAGNAWIGLDMLIFNSWHWWTHTGNSQGWDYIRDGSSLLKDMDRLEAFNKGMSTWGEWVDENIDPTKTKVFFQGISPTHYQGQEWNEPRKSCSGELEPLGGSTYPAGLPPAANIVNTVLKKMKNKVYLLDITLLSQLRKDAHPSAYSGDHAGNDCSHWCLPGLPDTWNQLLNAALIT, from the exons ATGGGTTCCAAAGTCAATACCTTGGTTCTGCTGGTTTTGCTTCTGGATGTGTCCTTGCACCAAGCAAGAGCAGCAAAGTCTGGTAACTATAATGTGACTCGGTTGAAGGGGAGAAAGGAAATAATCAGTAGGTGTAATTTGTTCCTTGGAAGTTGGGTCATTGACCCTTCACATCCTCTCTATGATTCTTCAAGCTGCCCCTTTATAGATCCTGAGTTTGATTGCCAAAAGTATGGCAGACCCGACAAACAGTATCTCAAATACTCTTGGAAGCCTGATTCTTGTGCCTTACCCAG GTTCGATGGAGTGAATTTCTTGAACAAGTGGAGGGGTAAGAGGATAATGTTTGTGGGTGACTCACTGAGTCTGAACATGTGGGAATCATTATCGTGCATGCTTCACGCGTCGGTGCCCAATGCCACCACCACTTTTGTGAGGAGAGAAGCTTTGTCCACTGTGACTTTCCAG GAGTATGAAGTGACCATAGAACTATATCGGACACCATATTTGGTGGACATAGTTCGAGAAGAAGTTGGACGCGTGCTCACACTCGACTCTATACAAGCGGGTAATGCTTGGATAGGGTTGGACATGTTAATCTTCAACTCCTGGCATTGGTGGACTCACACAGGAAATTCTCAAGG ATGGGATTACATAAGAGACGGTAGCAGTCTACTAAAGGACATGGATCGTTTGGAGGCCTTTAATAAAGGAATGAGCACATGGGGTGAATGGGTTGATGAAAACATAGACCCTACCAAAACCAAAGTTTTCTTCCAAGGCATTTCTCCTACTCATTATCA GGGTCAAGAGTGGAATGAACCAAGAAAAAGCTGCAGTGGAGAACTTGAACCATTAGGGGGGTCAACATATCCTGCTGGTCTACCTCCTGCAGCAAACATAGTGAACACagtgttgaagaagatgaagaataaGGTTTATCTACTTGACATAACACTTCTCTCACAGCTACGAAAAGATGCACATCCCTCTGCATATAGCGGGGACCATGCAGGCAATGATTGCAGTCACTGGTGCCTACCGGGGTTACCTGATACTTGGAACCAACTCCTAAATGCCGCTCTAATCACCTGA
- the LOC137806527 gene encoding uncharacterized protein has translation MTHCCYSLLKLRFSSFPITDLGSNNFPQRFRKSLSFSHRSPKFILSAISRTMEVVEGSEGSKGSSSPMKLLFVEMGVGYDQHGQDITVAAMRACKDAISSNSIPAFRRGSIPGVSFDQMKLQIKLGVPHSLQKSLDIEKVKSVFPYGEILNVEVVDGGLICSSGVLVEEMGDKNDDCYIVNAAVYVGYKL, from the exons ATGACCCATTGTTGTTATTCACTTCTAAAGCTTCGATTTTCATCGTTTCCCATCACTGATTTGGGCTCAAACAATTTCCCTCAACGTTTCCGTAAATCCCTTTCTTTCTCACATCGCTCACCAAAGTttatactttctgcaatttccCGAACTATGGAAGTGGTTGAAGGGAGTGAAGGAAGCAAAGGGTCATCCTCTCCAATGAAGCTCTTGTTCGTGGAGATGGGTGTCGGCTACGACCAACATGG ACAGGACATAACAGTGGCAGCAATGAGAGCGTGCAAGGATGCgatttcttctaattcaatccCTGCTTTCCGCAGAG GTTCCATTCCTGGTGTCAGTTTTGACCAGATGAAGTTGCAGATCAAGCTAGGTGTTCCTCATTCCCTCCAGAAATCTTTGGATATCGAGAAAGTCAAATCAGTATTTCCCTA TGGAGAAATTTTGAATGTTGAAGTTGTGGACGGTGGTTTGATATGCTCAAGTGGGGTTCTTGTAGAGGAAATGGGTGACAAGAATGATGATTGTTATATTGTGAATGCTGCTGTTTATGTGGGTTATAAACTTTGA